The Microterricola viridarii nucleotide sequence TCGCGCACGGCCACGGTGCCGTCGTCGAACGTCTTGCCCACGGAGCGGAACTCGATCATCGTGCGGCCGCCTGCTCTGCCCTATGCCGTTTCGGGACCGCCGTAGTAGGACACGAGGTATCCGTGCGCCACGGCGCGGCATTCCGCAATGAACCGGCTGTCGCCGTCGGGGTCGTCGCGGAAGGCACGCGAGAGCAGGCCGTCGGCGATCTCGATCGCGACCTCCAGGCGGAACAGGAGATCCGGCCCGCCGTCGAGGCCGAACTCGTCGCTCAGCACGGCGGCCAGGCGAACCGGGAACGAGTCATCGCCGGAGTGCGCAACGAGCTCCTGCTCGGCGTCGGCTCCGGCGACCGGGCCGCCCGCCACGCTCTGCCGCTCGGTGAAGTGCACGATGTGGAAGCCGGGCTCCGTGCGGTACAGGTCGACGAAGGCGGTAATCGCCAGGTCGATGGCCTGCCACCAGTTCTGGGGGGAAGAATCTTGGATGTCGAAGGCGACCCGCGCCCGAAAACGCGCCATCGACCGGTCGCGCAGCGCGGAGAGCACCGCGACACGGTCGGGAAAGTAGCGGTAGACGGTGCCGATGGATGCGCCGGCGTGGTCGGCGATCATGGCGGTCGTGATCCTGTCGAACCCCACCTGGTCCACCACGTAGGCGGCAGAGTCCAGTAGGGCGTCCAGCCGCTCAGCGCTGCGCTGCTGGATGGGCTCGGTGCGCACCGCGCGCCCCGCCCCAAGATCGCTTGTTCCGGCTAATTTAGCTAGTGGCACTTCTCCTCCTTAGCGAACTTCGGTCTACTTTAGCGGCGCGGAGCAAGTCTCATGTACCCCGCGTGTGCAGGATGGGCCTCCGGGGCGTGAAAGACTGGACTCGTGGTCGACTCCAGCGAAGCGTGCAATGCACCCCAGAGCTCGGCCCCGCCCGCGCACCGGGCCGCCCGCATCGAGGACTGGGCGCACGCCCGGCGCGATCGTGCCGCCCGCAAGAGGGGGCACCGGGAGACGGTGATCCCCTACACCGGCTACGGCGGCGACGGCTGGGTGCGCATCCTCTGCCGCGTGCTGCTCTCTCGCCCGGCCGAGCCGCAGCCGGCATCCGCCCGCGCCCGGCGCCGCGCCGAGCGCCGCGGAACGGGCATGCGCGGCTGGCGCAGCTTCACGAGCGTTCCCGTCGGTTACGCCCGGGTGAGCGTCGACGTCGGCGGGCAGAGCTTCGAGCTGGTGGCCGACCGCGGCGGCGTCGTCGACACCGTGGTGCAGGTGGGCCTGACGCCCGGCTGGCACACGGCGACGCTGCGCACCGCCGAGTCGGTGGCCGTCGAGGCCCCGCTCAACGTTGTCGACCCCGCGGTGACCTTCGGCGTGCTCTCTGATGTCGATGACACCGTCATGGTCACCATGCTGCCCCGGCCGCTCCTGGCCGCCTGGAACACCTTCGTGCTCGACGAGCACGCCCGCATCCCGACGCCCGGCATGGCCGTGCTGCTGGACAAGCTGGCCAACTCCCGCCCCGGAACGCCGGTGATCTACCTCTCCACCGGGGCATGGAACGTCGCTCCGACGCTCACCCGCTTCCTCTCCCGCAACCTGTACCCGAGCGGCGTGCTGCTCCTGACCGATTGGGGCCCGACGCACGACCGGCTGTTCCGGAGCGGCAGGGAGCACAAGCGGGACAACCTCAACCGCCTGGCGGCCGAGTTCCCGAACATCCGCTGGCTGCTGGTCGGCGACGACGGCCAGCACGACGAGGAGCACTACCGCCAGTTCGCCCTCGCCCACCCGGACAATGTGGCGGCGATCGCGATCCGCGAGCTCTCCCCCGGCGAGGCTGTGCTGGCCGGCGGCCGCTCCAAGATCGAGGACGGCTACGGCGGCGTGCCCTGGGCGTACGCCCCGGACGGCTCCGGCCTGGCCGACCAGCTCACCGAGCTGGGAATCCTCAAGCCCTAGACCAGCGGCCCTGGGCCCGAGGCCTGGGCCCCCGGCGGCTAGCGCGTCGCGCGGATGCGGTCCAGGCCGCGGTTGATCTGGCGTGCCCAGAGCGGACCGCGGTAGAGGAACGCGGTGTAGCCCTGCACCAGGGTCGCCCCGGCATCCAGTCGCTCGGCGACGTCCGCTGCGGTCTCGACGCCCCCGGCGGAGATGACGCAGAGCGCGGCGGGCACGTTCTGGCGGATGAGCCGCAGCACGGCGAGCGAGCGGGCGGCGAGCGGGGCGCCGGAGAGCCCACCGGCACCGGCGGCCTCGACGACGGATGCCGGCGTCGCCAGGCCCTCGCGGGAAATCGTCGTGTTCGTGGCGATGATGCCGTCCAGGCCGAGCTCGACGACGAGCCCGGCGATCTTCACGACCTCCTCGTCGAGGAGGTCGGGGGCGATCTTCACCAACAGCGGGGTCGGCCCGCAGGCCTCCTTGACGGCGCTGAGCAG carries:
- a CDS encoding TetR family transcriptional regulator; protein product: MRTEPIQQRSAERLDALLDSAAYVVDQVGFDRITTAMIADHAGASIGTVYRYFPDRVAVLSALRDRSMARFRARVAFDIQDSSPQNWWQAIDLAITAFVDLYRTEPGFHIVHFTERQSVAGGPVAGADAEQELVAHSGDDSFPVRLAAVLSDEFGLDGGPDLLFRLEVAIEIADGLLSRAFRDDPDGDSRFIAECRAVAHGYLVSYYGGPETA
- a CDS encoding App1 family protein → MVDSSEACNAPQSSAPPAHRAARIEDWAHARRDRAARKRGHRETVIPYTGYGGDGWVRILCRVLLSRPAEPQPASARARRRAERRGTGMRGWRSFTSVPVGYARVSVDVGGQSFELVADRGGVVDTVVQVGLTPGWHTATLRTAESVAVEAPLNVVDPAVTFGVLSDVDDTVMVTMLPRPLLAAWNTFVLDEHARIPTPGMAVLLDKLANSRPGTPVIYLSTGAWNVAPTLTRFLSRNLYPSGVLLLTDWGPTHDRLFRSGREHKRDNLNRLAAEFPNIRWLLVGDDGQHDEEHYRQFALAHPDNVAAIAIRELSPGEAVLAGGRSKIEDGYGGVPWAYAPDGSGLADQLTELGILKP